Proteins encoded by one window of Salvia splendens isolate huo1 chromosome 14, SspV2, whole genome shotgun sequence:
- the LOC121764251 gene encoding uncharacterized protein LOC121764251: MRNLEIQIGQLATTSHTRPPGTIPSDTLPNPKENEHCKAVTLRSGRNLDSMPLIDDQGADEACKGSPALVQDAQHGQEQAASGSKEQGDESKLNGKLTAGGKNKKVNETEPKKSKSSIPNDIPPPPYLFTRKKRVRQEKSFEWMMNVIRNVNVDISLVDLFTNFSRFSKFFKDMMANKEKLQDEGIVALSMNCSQLISGIMPTKRRDPGGCIIPCEIGNTIFTKCLLDQGSGISLMALKTAGAIGLEERMEPIDIALQLADHSIVKPTGIVEDVLVKIDKFIIPIDFIVLDMPEDKEVPILFGKPFIAMGDVLLGANDNSVTFRING, from the exons ATGAGGAATTTGGAAATACAAATAGGGCAGCTTGCTACAACTTCTCATACAAGACCTCCCGGCACCATTCCAAGTGATACATTGCCCAACCCTAAGGAAAATGAACATTGCAAAGCAGTCACCCTTAGAAGCGGAAGAAATTTGGATTCAATGCCTTTAATAGACGAccaag GGGCAgacgaggcatgtaagggaagtcccgcATTGGTGCAGGAtgcccaacatggtcaagaacaggctgcatcCGGCAGCAAGGAACAAGGCGATGAATCTAAGTTAAATGGAAAACTTACAGCAGGTGGGAAAAACAAAAAGGTCAATGAGACAGAACCTAAGAAGAGCAAGTCCAGTATTCCTAATGACATTCCACCGCCTCCATATCTATTCACGAGAAAGAAGCGAGTGCGACAAGAAAAGAGTTTtgagtggatgatgaatgtgattAGAAATGTGAATGTAGACATCTCATTGGTGGATCTTTTCACCAATTTCTCGAGATTCTCCAAGTTTTTCAAAGACATGATGGCGAACAAGGAGAAACTTCAGGATGAAGGGATTGTGGCAttgagcatgaattgctcaCAACTGATATCTGGAATTATGCCGACGAAGAGAAGAGATCCAGGAGGTTGCATCATACCATGTGAAATTGGTAACACGATTTTTACAAAGTGTTTATTGGACCAAGGTTCAGGGATCTCACTGATGGCACTAAAAACTGCAGGTGCCATTGGTTTGGAGGAAAGAATGGAGCCTATCGACATCGCTCTACAATTGGCTGATCACTCCATAGTGAAGCCCACTGGAATTGTTGAGGATGTCTTGGTTAAAATTGATAAGTTCATCATTCCCATTGATTTTATTGTGCTTGACATGCCAGAAGATAAAGAAGTGCCAATTTTATTTGGTAAACCATTTATAGCAATGGGAGATGTATTGCTTGGAGCAAATGATAACTCTGTTACATTCAGAATTAATGGTTAG
- the LOC121764252 gene encoding uncharacterized protein LOC121764252, protein MNEIDEFRLHACESVDLYKECAKKIHDASIKPRQFHEGQLVLLYNSRIMLFRGKLKSRWWGPYVVHKVYPYGAVDIQDPKNDKLWKVNCQRLKTYVGGESGKEAREVVTLESPKV, encoded by the coding sequence ATGAATGAGATTGATGAGTTTAGGCTACACGCTTGTGAGAGTGTTGATCTCTACAAGGAATGTGCCaagaagatacatgatgcatcTATTAAGCCTCGTCAATTTCATGAAGGACAGCTGGTTCTTTTGTACAACTCTAGGATAATGCTCTTCCGGGGAAAACTCAAGTCAAGATGGTGGGGTCCCTATGTGGTGCACAAGGTGTACCCCTATGGTGCTGTTGACATTCAAGACCCGAAAAATGACAAGTTGTGGAAAGTTAATTGCCAACGATTGAAGACCTATGTTGGTGGTGAAAGTGGTAAGGAAGCAAGAGAGGTGGTCACACTAGAGAGTCCGAAAGTGTAG